From Cellulosimicrobium sp. ES-005, one genomic window encodes:
- a CDS encoding dynamin family protein, with protein MTASGDPGDDVRTDVAAGGGAGPGGAATGGAVAAGAAATAGLVESLEILRGRLAAARLPLDLPGSAAAREDLDLAVHQLDDYLLPRLRSHAAPLLVVVGGSTGAGKSTLVNSLLGEHVSAPGVLRPTTRAPVLVHHPLDERWFSTDRVLPGLARVSEHGRDPVAVARDATAVPGRAAGTSTASPADPTRTLASDALPQGLALVDAPDVDSVETANRELAAQLLAAADLWLFVTTAARYADAVPWDLLHRAAERRAQVAIVLDRVDPGAEAVADDLRRMMDENGLDTAPLFVVGESELVDGFLPERSVSEVASWLSALGADGAARDRVATATRDGVVDDLVRRAVLVAGAADAQATSDARLRAVVGRAYDEAAATVDAATSDGALLRGEVLARWQDFVGTSELFRSVEQGVGRVRDAVAAFFRGRPAQAPQVEQAIAHGLEAVVLDATDAAAERAYGGWRADPAGTALLDGLDLSRSSAGVRARVAEEIRGWQSDVLDLVREQGAGKRGAARALSFGINGLGLSLMVVVFASTGGLTGAEVGIAGGTAILAQKLLEAVFGDDAVRRLTRTARDRLAERVRAVLDDEARRYTAQLDALGTAEAGETARTVREAARAVEAAARVERRARGRDQDTARPTTGRHAARLLRGAGRRGAEDDEPASVPEADDEPRRRPGFWRRLLGGERA; from the coding sequence ATGACGGCCAGCGGTGACCCCGGAGACGACGTCCGCACGGACGTGGCCGCAGGGGGCGGCGCGGGGCCGGGCGGCGCGGCGACCGGCGGGGCCGTCGCCGCGGGCGCCGCGGCGACGGCGGGGCTCGTCGAGTCCCTGGAGATCCTGCGCGGCCGGCTCGCGGCCGCGCGGCTGCCGCTCGACCTGCCGGGCTCGGCGGCGGCGCGCGAGGACCTCGACCTGGCGGTGCACCAGCTCGACGACTACCTGCTGCCGCGCCTGCGCTCGCACGCCGCGCCGCTGCTCGTCGTCGTCGGCGGGTCCACCGGCGCGGGGAAGTCGACGCTCGTGAACTCGCTGCTGGGCGAGCACGTGTCCGCGCCCGGCGTGCTGCGGCCGACCACCCGCGCTCCCGTCCTCGTGCACCACCCGCTGGACGAGCGCTGGTTCTCCACCGACCGCGTGCTCCCCGGCCTCGCGCGCGTGAGCGAGCACGGGCGGGACCCCGTCGCGGTCGCGCGCGACGCGACCGCCGTGCCCGGCCGGGCCGCGGGAACCTCGACCGCGAGCCCGGCCGACCCGACGCGCACGCTCGCGAGCGACGCGCTGCCGCAGGGTCTCGCGCTCGTGGACGCGCCCGACGTCGACTCCGTGGAGACGGCGAACCGCGAGCTCGCGGCCCAGCTCCTCGCCGCGGCGGACCTGTGGCTCTTCGTCACGACGGCCGCGCGCTACGCCGACGCGGTCCCGTGGGACCTCCTGCACCGTGCGGCCGAGCGGCGTGCGCAGGTCGCGATCGTGCTCGACCGGGTCGACCCGGGAGCCGAGGCGGTGGCCGACGACCTCCGCCGCATGATGGACGAGAACGGGCTGGACACCGCGCCGCTGTTCGTCGTGGGGGAGTCCGAGCTGGTCGACGGCTTCCTCCCGGAGCGGTCCGTCTCGGAGGTCGCGTCGTGGCTGTCCGCGCTGGGGGCCGACGGCGCCGCGCGCGACCGGGTCGCGACCGCGACGCGGGACGGCGTCGTGGACGACCTCGTGCGCCGTGCCGTGCTCGTGGCCGGAGCCGCAGACGCCCAGGCGACGTCCGACGCGCGCCTGCGGGCCGTCGTCGGGCGCGCGTACGACGAGGCCGCGGCCACCGTCGACGCCGCCACGAGCGACGGCGCGCTGCTGCGCGGCGAGGTGCTCGCGCGCTGGCAGGACTTCGTCGGGACGAGCGAGCTGTTCCGCTCCGTCGAGCAGGGCGTCGGGCGCGTGCGCGACGCCGTCGCGGCGTTCTTCCGTGGGCGTCCGGCGCAGGCGCCGCAGGTCGAGCAGGCGATCGCGCACGGGCTGGAGGCCGTCGTGCTCGACGCCACGGACGCGGCCGCCGAGCGCGCGTACGGCGGGTGGCGCGCCGACCCGGCGGGCACGGCGCTCCTGGACGGGCTCGACCTCTCGCGCTCGTCGGCGGGCGTGCGGGCGCGGGTCGCGGAGGAGATCCGGGGGTGGCAGTCCGACGTCCTCGACCTCGTGCGCGAGCAGGGTGCGGGCAAGCGCGGGGCGGCACGCGCGCTGTCGTTCGGGATCAACGGGCTCGGGCTGAGCCTCATGGTCGTCGTGTTCGCGTCGACGGGCGGTCTCACCGGCGCGGAGGTCGGCATCGCGGGCGGGACGGCGATCCTCGCGCAGAAGCTCCTCGAGGCTGTGTTCGGCGACGACGCGGTCCGGCGCCTCACCCGGACGGCGCGCGATCGCCTCGCCGAGCGTGTGCGTGCCGTGCTCGACGACGAGGCGCGGCGCTACACGGCCCAGCTCGACGCTCTCGGCACCGCGGAGGCGGGCGAGACGGCGCGCACCGTGCGCGAGGCCGCGCGCGCGGTCGAGGCGGCGGCGCGGGTCGAGCGCCGGGCGCGCGGGCGGGACCAGGACACGGCTCGACCGACCACCGGGCGGCACGCCGCGCGGCTCCTGCGGGGCGCGGGCCGGCGCGGTGCGGAGGACGACGAGCCTGCGAGCGTGCCCGAGGCCGACGACGAGCCGCGCCGCAGACCCGGGTTCTGGCGACGGCTCCTGGGCGGTGAGCGCGCATGA
- a CDS encoding glycoside hydrolase family 9 protein has product MHPRPTAALAAGALLVASLAAATPAAAAPGPTPAPAAAAAAATAPNYAEALQKSLFFYDAQRSGDLPDDFRVSWRGDSALDDGADVGLDLTGGWYDAGDHVKFGLPMAFTTTMLAWGAIASPDGYAASGQRDELLDSLRWVNDYFVKAHPEPDVLYAQVGDGDADHTWWGPAEAMQMARPAYKVDPSCPGSDVAGETAAAMAASSIVFADSDPAYAAELVEHAEQLYDFADTYRGKYSDCVPAGAFYNSWSGYQDELVWGAYWLYEATGDASYLAKAEQEYAGLSRENQTSTPSYRWTIAWDDKTYGTYALLAQATGKQQYVDDANRWLDYWTTGYQGARVRYSPGGQAFLDSWGSLRYAANTAFVALTYGDWLRGRGDATRAQTYQDFGERQIGYALGDNPRGASYVVGYGEDSPQNPHHRTAHGSWLDSLAEPAATRHVLYGALVGGPGAPDDAYTDSRSDYVANEVATDYNAGFTSALAFLVAEHGGSPLADFPQPETPDQDEFFVESRLNQPGTAFTEIKAVLRNRSAFPARVLDDVRLRYWFTLDDGADPATLRATTNYSECPGATASVGHAGGDQYFVEIDCSGSVVSPGGQSQHRREVQFRVTADVWDAADDWSFAQVATGDALAKNARITLYEGDGLLWGDEPSAGPVEPDTTPPSTPGAPTVSAVTAAGATVAWAPSTDAGSGVSGYDVLLDGVRVATTPGTTLALTGLAPETTYRVALVATDRAGNASAPGPAATFTTPAASTGPAPGACAVRWSSSDWGSGGTVTLRLTNTGTTALDGWALAFALPSGQTVTNGWSATWTQSGADVTVRSATWNGGLAPGASVEVGANVAHGGTNTPPARFTLVGRSGETECTVG; this is encoded by the coding sequence ATGCACCCACGACCCACCGCGGCCCTCGCCGCGGGCGCCCTGCTCGTCGCGAGCCTCGCTGCCGCGACCCCGGCCGCGGCCGCGCCGGGTCCGACGCCGGCCCCCGCGGCGGCCGCCGCTGCCGCCACGGCGCCGAACTACGCCGAGGCCCTCCAGAAGTCGCTGTTCTTCTACGACGCCCAGCGCTCGGGCGACCTCCCCGACGACTTCCGCGTGAGCTGGCGCGGCGACTCCGCGCTCGACGACGGCGCCGACGTCGGGCTCGACCTCACGGGCGGCTGGTACGACGCGGGCGACCACGTGAAGTTCGGGCTGCCCATGGCGTTCACCACGACGATGCTCGCCTGGGGAGCGATCGCGAGCCCCGACGGGTACGCGGCGTCGGGGCAGCGCGACGAGCTGCTCGACTCGCTGCGCTGGGTCAACGACTACTTCGTCAAGGCCCACCCCGAGCCGGACGTGCTCTACGCGCAGGTGGGCGACGGCGACGCGGACCACACGTGGTGGGGACCCGCTGAGGCGATGCAGATGGCCCGCCCGGCGTACAAGGTCGACCCGTCGTGCCCCGGGAGCGACGTCGCGGGCGAGACCGCGGCAGCCATGGCCGCGTCGTCGATCGTCTTCGCGGACTCCGACCCGGCGTACGCGGCCGAGCTCGTCGAGCACGCCGAGCAGCTCTACGACTTCGCCGACACGTACCGCGGGAAGTACTCCGACTGCGTGCCCGCGGGCGCCTTCTACAACTCGTGGTCGGGCTACCAGGACGAGCTCGTGTGGGGCGCGTACTGGCTCTACGAGGCGACGGGCGACGCGTCGTACCTCGCCAAGGCGGAGCAGGAGTACGCCGGGCTCTCGCGGGAGAACCAGACGAGCACGCCCTCGTACCGCTGGACGATCGCGTGGGACGACAAGACCTACGGCACGTACGCGCTGCTCGCGCAGGCGACGGGCAAGCAGCAGTACGTCGACGACGCGAACCGGTGGCTCGACTACTGGACCACCGGGTACCAGGGGGCGCGCGTGCGCTACTCCCCCGGCGGGCAGGCCTTCCTCGACTCCTGGGGCTCGCTGCGCTACGCCGCGAACACCGCGTTCGTCGCGCTGACGTACGGCGACTGGCTGCGGGGCCGCGGCGACGCGACCCGCGCGCAGACGTACCAGGACTTCGGCGAGCGCCAGATCGGCTACGCGCTCGGCGACAACCCGCGCGGCGCGTCGTACGTCGTCGGGTACGGCGAGGACTCGCCGCAGAACCCGCACCACCGCACCGCGCACGGCTCGTGGCTCGACTCGCTCGCCGAGCCTGCGGCGACGCGGCACGTGCTGTACGGCGCGCTCGTCGGCGGCCCGGGCGCGCCGGACGACGCCTACACGGACAGCCGCTCCGACTACGTCGCGAACGAGGTCGCCACGGACTACAACGCAGGCTTCACGTCGGCTCTCGCCTTCCTCGTCGCCGAGCACGGGGGCTCCCCGCTCGCGGACTTCCCCCAGCCCGAGACGCCCGACCAGGACGAGTTCTTCGTCGAGTCGCGCCTCAACCAGCCCGGCACCGCGTTCACGGAGATCAAGGCCGTCCTGCGCAACCGGTCGGCGTTCCCGGCGCGCGTGCTGGACGACGTGCGCCTGCGGTACTGGTTCACGCTCGACGACGGCGCCGACCCGGCGACCCTGCGCGCCACGACGAACTACTCCGAGTGCCCCGGCGCGACGGCGAGCGTCGGCCACGCGGGCGGCGACCAGTACTTCGTCGAGATCGACTGCTCGGGCTCGGTCGTCTCCCCCGGCGGCCAGTCCCAGCACCGCCGCGAGGTGCAGTTCCGCGTCACGGCGGACGTCTGGGACGCCGCGGACGACTGGTCCTTCGCGCAGGTCGCGACGGGCGACGCCCTGGCGAAGAACGCGCGCATCACCCTCTACGAGGGCGACGGGCTGCTGTGGGGCGACGAGCCGTCGGCGGGGCCCGTCGAGCCGGACACCACGCCGCCGTCGACCCCGGGGGCGCCGACGGTCTCGGCTGTCACCGCGGCCGGGGCGACCGTCGCGTGGGCGCCGTCCACGGACGCGGGCAGCGGCGTCTCCGGGTACGACGTCCTGCTCGACGGCGTGCGGGTCGCGACCACGCCGGGCACGACGCTGGCCCTGACGGGACTCGCCCCCGAGACGACCTACCGCGTCGCCCTCGTCGCGACCGACCGGGCCGGGAACGCGTCCGCGCCCGGGCCGGCGGCGACGTTCACGACCCCGGCCGCGTCGACGGGTCCCGCGCCCGGCGCCTGCGCCGTCCGCTGGTCGTCGAGCGACTGGGGCTCCGGCGGGACGGTGACCCTCCGGCTCACGAACACGGGCACGACGGCGCTCGACGGGTGGGCGCTCGCGTTCGCCCTCCCGTCCGGGCAGACCGTGACGAACGGCTGGAGCGCCACCTGGACGCAGTCCGGCGCCGACGTCACCGTGCGGTCCGCCACCTGGAACGGCGGCCTCGCCCCGGGGGCGTCCGTGGAGGTCGGCGCGAACGTCGCGCACGGCGGGACGAACACGCCGCCTGCACGGTTCACGCTGGTCGGCCGGTCGGGCGAGACGGAGTGCACCGTCGGGTGA
- a CDS encoding thioesterase family protein, translating to MTRLHVPVSLRWSDLDAYAHVNNVEMFRLLEDARITAFWTHPDAGEDAWPTAVLETGPAATSHTLVARQEIEYLRPLGFTRTPVRVELWIGHLGGASLEVCYEVHDGAARFERTGPTSGGAPYAKAVTTIVVVDAATGAPRRITEAERAAWEPFVEDPLTFRRRR from the coding sequence ATGACCCGCCTGCACGTCCCCGTCTCCCTGCGGTGGTCCGACCTCGACGCGTACGCCCACGTCAACAACGTCGAGATGTTCCGGCTGCTCGAGGACGCGCGCATCACGGCGTTCTGGACCCACCCGGACGCCGGCGAGGACGCCTGGCCGACGGCGGTCCTGGAGACCGGGCCGGCCGCGACGAGCCACACGCTCGTGGCGCGGCAGGAGATCGAGTACCTGCGCCCCCTCGGCTTCACGCGCACGCCCGTGCGGGTGGAGCTGTGGATCGGGCACCTCGGCGGTGCGAGCCTGGAGGTCTGCTACGAGGTGCACGACGGCGCCGCGCGCTTCGAGCGCACCGGCCCCACCTCGGGCGGTGCCCCCTACGCGAAGGCCGTGACGACGATCGTCGTGGTCGACGCGGCGACGGGGGCGCCCCGCCGCATCACCGAGGCCGAGCGTGCGGCCTGGGAGCCGTTCGTCGAGGACCCGCTGACCTTCCGCCGCCGCAGGTGA
- the ettA gene encoding energy-dependent translational throttle protein EttA, producing the protein MAEFIYSMYKARKAHGDKVILDDVSLNFLPGAKIGVVGPNGAGKSTILKIMAGLDTPSNGEARLSPGYSVGILLQEPPLNEEKTVLGNVQEAVADILAKKQRFDEISALMAEPDADFDALLAEMGTLQEAIDAADAWDLDSQLEQAMDALRCPPPDADVSVLSGGERRRVALCKLLLEKPDLLLLDEPTNHLDAESVLWLEQHLATYPGAILAVTHDRYFLDHVAEWICEVDRGRLYPYEGNYSTYLEKKGERLQVQGKKDAKLAKRLKEELEWVRSNAKGRQTKSKARLARYEEMAAEAERTRKLDFEEIQIPPGPRLGNVVLEASNLQKGFDGRQLIDGLSFTLPRNGIVGVIGPNGVGKTTLFKTIVGLEPLDGGDLKVGETVSISYVDQSRGGIDPKKTLWEVVSDGLDFIKVGNVEIPSRAYVASFGFKGPDQQKPAGVLSGGERNRLNLALTLKQGGNLLLLDEPTNDLDVETLGSLENALLEFPGCAVVVSHDRWFLDRVATHILAYEGTEEDPANWYWFEGNFASYEENKVERLGADAARPHRVTYRKLTRD; encoded by the coding sequence GTGGCTGAGTTCATCTACTCCATGTACAAGGCGCGCAAGGCGCACGGAGACAAGGTCATCCTCGACGACGTCTCCCTGAACTTCCTGCCCGGCGCCAAGATCGGCGTCGTGGGCCCCAACGGCGCCGGGAAGTCCACGATCCTCAAGATCATGGCCGGCCTGGACACGCCGTCGAACGGCGAGGCGCGCCTCTCCCCGGGCTACAGCGTCGGCATCCTGCTCCAGGAGCCGCCGCTCAACGAGGAGAAGACGGTCCTCGGCAACGTGCAGGAGGCCGTCGCGGACATCCTCGCCAAGAAGCAGCGCTTCGACGAGATCTCCGCGCTCATGGCGGAGCCCGACGCGGACTTCGACGCGCTCCTCGCCGAGATGGGCACGCTGCAGGAGGCCATCGACGCCGCGGACGCGTGGGACCTCGACTCGCAGCTCGAGCAGGCGATGGACGCGCTGCGCTGCCCGCCGCCGGACGCCGACGTGTCGGTGCTCTCCGGTGGTGAGCGTCGCCGCGTCGCGCTGTGCAAGCTCCTGCTCGAGAAGCCGGACCTGCTGCTGCTCGACGAGCCCACGAACCACCTGGACGCCGAGTCCGTGCTGTGGCTCGAGCAGCACCTCGCGACGTACCCCGGCGCGATCCTCGCCGTCACCCACGACCGGTACTTCCTCGACCACGTCGCGGAGTGGATCTGCGAGGTCGACCGCGGCCGCCTGTACCCCTACGAGGGCAACTACTCGACCTACCTCGAGAAGAAGGGCGAACGCCTCCAGGTCCAGGGCAAGAAGGACGCCAAGCTCGCCAAGCGCCTCAAGGAGGAGCTGGAGTGGGTCCGGTCCAACGCGAAGGGCCGCCAGACCAAGTCGAAGGCCCGCCTCGCCCGGTACGAGGAGATGGCGGCCGAGGCCGAGCGCACGAGGAAGCTCGACTTCGAGGAGATCCAGATCCCGCCGGGCCCGCGCCTGGGCAACGTGGTCCTCGAGGCGTCGAACCTCCAGAAGGGCTTCGACGGGCGCCAGCTCATCGACGGCCTGAGCTTCACGCTGCCGCGCAACGGCATCGTCGGGGTCATCGGCCCGAACGGCGTCGGCAAGACGACGCTGTTCAAGACGATCGTCGGGCTCGAGCCGCTGGACGGCGGCGACCTCAAGGTCGGCGAGACCGTGTCGATCTCCTACGTCGACCAGTCGCGCGGCGGCATCGACCCGAAGAAGACGCTGTGGGAGGTCGTGTCCGACGGTCTCGACTTCATCAAGGTCGGCAACGTCGAGATCCCGTCGCGCGCCTACGTCGCGTCGTTCGGTTTCAAGGGCCCGGACCAGCAGAAGCCCGCGGGCGTGCTGTCGGGCGGTGAGCGCAACCGTCTCAACCTCGCGCTCACGCTCAAGCAGGGCGGCAACCTCCTGCTGCTCGACGAGCCGACGAACGACCTCGACGTCGAGACCCTGGGATCGCTCGAGAACGCGCTGCTCGAGTTCCCGGGCTGCGCCGTCGTGGTGTCCCACGACCGGTGGTTCCTCGACCGGGTCGCGACGCACATCCTCGCGTACGAGGGCACGGAGGAGGACCCGGCGAACTGGTACTGGTTCGAGGGCAACTTCGCGTCCTACGAGGAGAACAAGGTCGAGCGCCTCGGTGCCGACGCTGCGCGCCCGCACCGCGTGACGTACCGCAAGCTCACGCGCGACTGA
- a CDS encoding GTPase produces the protein MTIDLAARTTALETAVRAGEGRLDADLLADARTVVARARERAGLSADHTVVALAGATGSGKSSVFNALVGDELAAVGVQRPTTSHPLAAVWGTGGAGHPTGGVAPGGTPGAAGAGALLDWLEVRRRHEMGTPLTSGDPDDARAGGGLRGLLRGRRAGDVTSGLVLLDLPDHDSVVVEHRVRAERLVERADLLVWVADPQKYADAALHERYLRPLAGHDSVVVLVLNQVDRLSPADADACLADLRRLAVEDGLGDARVLGVSARTGQGLDELRGLLADAAARRRAANDRLAADVRAVARRVAAACGEPVPERAARRARDGLVDALEAAAGVPTVVAAVRGSAVRDARAATGWPVTRWVGRFRPDPLRRIGLRTGPAPGSSRARAAKELGAGETELRPELARTSLPAVGAALRAGAQTAVRDYAAEATAGVPDDWALAVRRRASEGASDLADALDQAVAGTELEASRRPVWWRVVGALQWLVLAALVVGLLWLAALWGFTYLRLPEPPTPVLTLGGPGAPELPWPTLLALGGIVVGIVVAVLSRAAASVGGRRRAARARRRLREAVGQVADRLVRLPVGEELSALASCRAAALVAAS, from the coding sequence ATGACGATCGACCTCGCGGCGCGCACGACCGCGCTCGAGACCGCCGTCCGCGCGGGCGAGGGGCGCCTCGACGCCGACCTGCTCGCCGACGCGCGCACCGTCGTCGCCCGGGCGCGCGAGCGTGCGGGCCTCTCGGCCGACCACACCGTCGTCGCGCTCGCCGGTGCGACGGGATCGGGCAAGTCGTCGGTCTTCAACGCGCTCGTCGGGGACGAGCTCGCGGCGGTCGGGGTCCAGCGCCCGACGACGTCGCACCCGCTGGCTGCCGTGTGGGGGACGGGTGGGGCGGGGCACCCGACGGGCGGCGTGGCGCCTGGTGGCACTCCCGGTGCGGCGGGCGCGGGGGCCCTCCTCGACTGGCTCGAGGTGCGGCGCCGGCACGAGATGGGCACGCCCCTCACGTCGGGCGACCCGGACGACGCGCGCGCGGGCGGCGGGCTGCGCGGCCTCCTGCGCGGCCGACGCGCGGGTGACGTCACGAGCGGCCTCGTGCTGCTCGACCTGCCCGACCACGACTCGGTGGTCGTCGAGCACCGCGTGCGCGCGGAGCGCCTCGTCGAGCGCGCGGACCTGCTCGTGTGGGTCGCGGACCCGCAGAAGTACGCGGACGCCGCGCTGCACGAGCGCTACCTGCGCCCGCTCGCGGGGCACGACTCGGTCGTCGTGCTCGTGCTCAACCAGGTCGACCGGCTCTCGCCCGCCGACGCCGACGCGTGCCTCGCGGACCTGCGCCGGCTCGCCGTGGAGGACGGGCTCGGCGACGCGCGCGTCCTCGGGGTCTCCGCGCGCACGGGACAGGGTCTCGACGAGCTCCGGGGTCTGCTCGCGGACGCCGCAGCCCGGCGGCGGGCGGCGAACGACCGGCTCGCGGCCGACGTGCGCGCCGTCGCCCGTCGGGTCGCGGCCGCGTGCGGCGAGCCCGTGCCGGAGCGCGCCGCGCGACGGGCGCGCGACGGGCTCGTCGACGCGCTCGAGGCCGCCGCGGGCGTGCCGACGGTCGTCGCGGCCGTGCGGGGCTCGGCGGTCCGGGACGCGCGCGCGGCGACCGGCTGGCCCGTCACGCGCTGGGTCGGGCGGTTCCGGCCCGACCCCCTGCGCCGCATCGGGCTCCGGACGGGACCCGCTCCCGGCTCGTCCCGGGCGCGCGCGGCGAAGGAGCTGGGAGCGGGCGAGACGGAGCTGCGGCCGGAGCTCGCCCGGACGTCGCTCCCCGCGGTCGGGGCGGCGCTGCGCGCCGGTGCGCAGACCGCCGTGCGCGACTACGCGGCCGAGGCCACCGCGGGGGTGCCGGACGACTGGGCGCTCGCCGTGCGGCGTCGGGCCTCCGAGGGCGCGAGCGACCTCGCCGACGCGCTCGACCAGGCGGTCGCCGGGACGGAGCTCGAGGCGTCGCGCCGCCCGGTGTGGTGGCGCGTCGTCGGCGCGTTGCAGTGGCTCGTGCTCGCAGCGCTCGTGGTGGGGCTGCTGTGGCTCGCCGCGCTGTGGGGGTTCACCTACCTGCGCCTGCCCGAGCCGCCGACGCCCGTGCTCACGCTCGGCGGGCCCGGCGCACCCGAGCTCCCGTGGCCGACCCTGCTCGCGCTCGGCGGCATCGTCGTCGGCATCGTCGTCGCCGTGCTCTCGCGCGCCGCCGCGTCCGTGGGCGGGCGCCGCCGGGCGGCCCGTGCCCGACGCCGCCTGCGCGAGGCCGTCGGCCAGGTCGCCGACCGCCTGGTGCGGCTCCCGGTCGGCGAGGAGCTGTCCGCGCTGGCGAGCTGCCGCGCCGCGGCCCTGGTCGCGGCCTCCTGA
- a CDS encoding aminoglycoside phosphotransferase family protein, translated as MTLDLAPSRVRPVWPDLPRAVRAAVEARLGAVVSGWTSHDGGYSQGLASTLRTSGGDVFVKAVGPEHAFTRDLYRLEARVAAALPAGTPAPALRWVLDDDLDGVGEWVALAFDAVPGRSVATPWRDDELAAVAGLARRVAEVEVPGDAPLPRFAETVRWREWEDLADRRPPGLSTYDPWVAARLDRLATLAEPWPEATAGDHLVHGDLRGDNALLVDGAVLGAAVHGERATDGHVAVAVDWPYAARGAAFCDAVGMLPAVQVEGGPPPEEVLRRHPLPRDVEPDAVTCYLAALTGYFLASSLDPAPPGIPHVRAFQRAQAEVGVAWLRRRLGE; from the coding sequence ATGACCCTCGACCTCGCTCCCTCGCGCGTACGCCCCGTCTGGCCCGACCTCCCGCGGGCGGTGCGCGCCGCCGTCGAGGCCCGGCTGGGCGCCGTCGTCTCGGGGTGGACGAGCCACGACGGCGGCTACTCGCAAGGGCTCGCGTCCACGCTGCGGACGAGCGGCGGGGACGTGTTCGTCAAGGCGGTCGGGCCCGAGCACGCGTTCACCCGCGACCTGTACCGGCTCGAGGCGCGCGTCGCCGCGGCGCTGCCGGCGGGGACGCCGGCACCCGCGCTCCGGTGGGTCCTCGACGACGACCTCGACGGCGTCGGCGAGTGGGTCGCGCTGGCGTTCGACGCCGTTCCCGGCCGGTCCGTGGCCACGCCGTGGCGGGACGACGAGCTCGCCGCGGTGGCCGGCCTCGCACGCCGCGTCGCGGAGGTCGAGGTCCCCGGGGACGCGCCGCTCCCGCGCTTCGCGGAGACCGTCCGGTGGCGCGAGTGGGAGGACCTCGCGGACCGCCGTCCGCCGGGTCTGAGCACGTACGACCCGTGGGTTGCGGCCCGGCTCGACCGGCTCGCCACGCTCGCCGAGCCGTGGCCCGAGGCCACCGCGGGCGACCATCTCGTCCACGGCGACCTCCGGGGAGACAACGCCCTGCTCGTGGACGGCGCGGTGCTGGGGGCCGCGGTCCACGGCGAGCGCGCCACGGACGGGCACGTCGCCGTCGCCGTCGACTGGCCGTACGCCGCGCGCGGCGCCGCGTTCTGCGACGCGGTCGGCATGCTCCCGGCCGTGCAGGTCGAGGGCGGCCCGCCGCCGGAAGAGGTGCTCCGGCGGCACCCGCTGCCGCGCGACGTCGAGCCCGACGCCGTGACCTGCTACCTCGCGGCGCTCACGGGGTACTTCCTCGCGTCCTCGCTCGACCCCGCGCCGCCGGGGATCCCGCACGTGCGGGCGTTCCAGCGCGCGCAGGCCGAGGTGGGGGTCGCGTGGCTCCGGCGCCGCCTGGGGGAGTGA